From a single Nothobranchius furzeri strain GRZ-AD chromosome 9, NfurGRZ-RIMD1, whole genome shotgun sequence genomic region:
- the LOC129153151 gene encoding spectrin alpha chain, non-erythrocytic 1-like codes for MVEEGHFAGEEVKTKLWELHGRWDKLKAKASQRRQDLEDSLQAQQYFADANEAESWMREKEPIVGSPDYGKDEDLAEALLKKHEALMSDLSAYGSSIQALKEQAQSCRDLKANESRLRDINKVASELESEGLMAEEAPMVQAQQQEHLGSAPGKDEADSNTASPWKTVRLGVQTTANFNSIKVRGSSSLPV; via the exons atggtggaagaag gtcacttcgctggtgaggaagtgaagactaaactgtgggagcttcatggacgttgggacaagctgaaggccaaggcgtcccagaggaggcaggacctggaggactctctgcaggcccagcagtactttgcggatgctaatgaggccgagtcctggatgagggagaaggagcccatcgttggaagtccagactacgggaaagacgaggacttggccgag gctctcctgaagaagcacgaggccctgatgtcggacctgtcggcttacggcagcagcatccaggccctgaaggagcaggcccagtcctgcaga gacctgaaggccaacgagtcccgcctgagggacatcaacaaggtggcatctgaactggagtcagaaggtctgatggctgaggaggctcctatggttcaggctcag caacaagaacatctgggttctgctcctggaaag gatgaagccgactctaacacagcgtcaccctggaag accgtacggttgggcgttcagacgacggctaactttaattccatcaaagtaagaggaagctcttcccttcctgtctga